One segment of Tamlana crocina DNA contains the following:
- a CDS encoding SusC/RagA family TonB-linked outer membrane protein — MKFNSECKTPKLNPEKNNSRVIESRNLRGFVFYFMLLLGVLGHAQNVTVNFNEVSLEKALKEIARQADYEVFYTQKLLKDSKAVTISLKNVNLKKALDGVFKNQNLKYTLANATIVVTSSETENLSTQLINVTGKILNKNNEPFPGVTVHVLETNEFTISDFDGNFSMENVPSNGIIECSGLTVAKKSFPIKGEAQLTLIVEEKITEMDEVVVTGYKTISRKHLTGAVSKVDQKTLNQNVNSDLLTAIEGRVAGLLYQKNPFGASADRPILRGIGTFSSVEVGYSPLIVIDGLPTELTLDQVNPYDIESVNVLKDAAAASIYGSRAANGVIVLTTKKGHGNLKVSINADYFISTKPNLKDLNYAPTTDIIDFEQAVYNRERNRFGDIATMFDNYGEIGSSRILYYSPLYQLNRDLEEGNISQSAYDNTISQWRNNDYIKDYRDNVWQDEFRKRYNISFSGGTSRQNTFVSFNYDHNDNRIKYNKDESFNLYAKSNYKINNNLDVTVGVNGTLRNADITDSSFGDFNIQKRYERITDEKGNLVLSPFVGISDGFTSSGEINPIVASQITGLNGFNPVTFNVLQALQEGVTQRKSLNLRAFAKLRLKLWRGLSLSSQFQHEAVRTDTDQYYEQDSYKMRYAINTLTGYDSDSDTYSYLDGFSEGGRYRQSTSQARNHSFRNQLDYRKEFGEGEHFLSAIAGFEMRETFVPRSVESLNYGYNPVTLNFTTLNTQDLSETGVPSYIYGRNKTLSAPSSVQQEILHRYFSLYSAVNYTLLSRYNLTGSYRVDRADLFGVDSKNKNRPLWSVGLGWNITNENFMEGTNWINSLKLRATHGYTGNVDQSTTPYVIARWRNDRLYRSLEYIDITTQPNPKLRWEKTETTNLGLDFSVLQSKLRGSIDVYRKYSTDLLTTTDLDPTVGALTRRINAGALLNKGVELSIGSDWYNRGEFQMGSNLIFSFNKTTVDKVTREPSDAFVYVSSPLDYFIEGETYNSLYAYKHGGITNGYPYVLDENGEPSITFDDDGNPLSNSVRTITSPDALVNMGSLLPKYTGSFSQRFSYKQFELNFLLVFSGGNVMRKDVLSLNSDDLTDMRITDRYTDSQRNNNTRLFVDFDESVRNNASTISTQWINSDVNVVDGDYVKLRNISLAYNLPEYVAKKIKLSSAKMTFQVNNLWYWSAAGNGIDPEVYSPNSGTRSTPLPKTFLVGLNLNI; from the coding sequence TCTGAAACTGAAAATTTATCTACTCAATTAATTAATGTAACAGGTAAAATTTTAAACAAAAATAATGAACCCTTCCCTGGGGTTACTGTCCATGTATTAGAGACCAATGAGTTTACTATAAGCGATTTTGATGGAAATTTTTCAATGGAAAATGTGCCTTCCAATGGCATAATTGAATGTTCAGGTTTGACCGTAGCCAAAAAATCTTTTCCAATAAAAGGAGAAGCTCAACTAACACTTATTGTTGAGGAGAAAATAACAGAGATGGATGAAGTTGTAGTAACAGGTTATAAAACAATAAGCAGAAAGCATTTAACTGGTGCTGTATCTAAAGTAGATCAAAAAACTCTAAATCAAAATGTTAATTCAGATTTGTTAACAGCCATTGAAGGCCGCGTTGCAGGATTGTTATATCAAAAAAACCCATTTGGAGCATCAGCCGATAGGCCTATTCTGCGTGGTATCGGAACCTTTTCTTCAGTGGAGGTTGGGTATAGTCCGCTAATTGTGATTGATGGTTTGCCCACAGAGCTAACGCTAGATCAAGTTAATCCTTATGACATAGAAAGCGTAAATGTTCTTAAAGATGCTGCAGCGGCATCTATTTATGGCTCAAGAGCAGCCAACGGTGTCATTGTATTAACAACCAAAAAGGGGCATGGGAATTTAAAAGTTAGCATTAATGCAGATTATTTTATCTCAACAAAACCTAATCTTAAAGATTTAAATTATGCACCTACAACTGATATAATCGATTTTGAACAAGCAGTTTACAATAGAGAGCGAAATAGGTTTGGCGATATTGCCACTATGTTCGATAATTATGGTGAAATAGGTAGCAGTAGGATATTATATTACAGTCCTTTGTATCAGTTAAATAGAGATTTAGAAGAAGGTAATATATCTCAATCTGCTTATGATAATACTATCTCCCAATGGAGAAATAATGATTACATAAAAGATTATAGAGATAACGTTTGGCAAGATGAATTCAGGAAACGTTATAACATTTCTTTTTCAGGAGGAACTAGTAGACAAAATACTTTTGTTTCGTTTAATTATGACCATAATGACAATCGTATAAAGTATAATAAGGATGAATCATTTAACCTTTATGCAAAAAGCAATTATAAAATAAACAATAATTTAGATGTAACTGTTGGGGTTAACGGAACTCTTAGAAATGCTGATATTACAGATTCAAGTTTTGGAGATTTCAATATTCAAAAGCGATATGAACGAATTACAGATGAAAAAGGCAATCTTGTTCTATCTCCATTTGTAGGTATTAGTGATGGTTTTACTTCGAGCGGTGAAATAAACCCAATTGTTGCCTCTCAAATAACTGGTTTAAATGGTTTTAATCCAGTAACATTTAATGTTTTACAAGCACTTCAAGAGGGCGTAACGCAAAGGAAATCTTTAAACTTGAGAGCCTTTGCTAAACTAAGATTGAAATTATGGAGAGGACTTAGCCTTAGCTCCCAATTTCAACATGAAGCTGTGAGAACAGATACCGATCAATATTATGAGCAAGATTCCTATAAAATGCGCTATGCTATAAATACTTTAACAGGGTATGATTCTGATAGCGATACATACAGTTATTTGGACGGTTTTTCTGAAGGCGGCCGTTATAGACAATCTACAAGCCAAGCGAGAAACCATTCCTTTAGAAATCAATTAGATTATAGAAAGGAATTTGGTGAAGGCGAGCATTTTCTTAGCGCAATAGCTGGTTTTGAAATGCGTGAAACTTTTGTTCCAAGAAGTGTTGAAAGTTTAAATTATGGATATAATCCTGTAACATTGAATTTTACCACGTTAAACACGCAAGATCTTAGTGAAACAGGTGTTCCAAGTTACATATATGGGCGTAATAAGACTTTATCTGCTCCGTCAAGCGTTCAACAAGAAATATTACATCGATATTTTTCCCTTTACAGTGCGGTTAATTATACCTTGTTATCAAGGTACAATTTAACAGGAAGTTACCGTGTTGATAGAGCTGATCTTTTTGGTGTTGATTCAAAAAATAAAAATCGTCCATTGTGGTCCGTTGGTCTAGGTTGGAATATAACTAACGAGAATTTTATGGAAGGAACAAATTGGATTAACTCATTAAAATTAAGAGCGACCCATGGTTATACTGGGAACGTTGATCAGTCAACAACTCCATACGTTATTGCAAGATGGAGGAATGACAGGCTATATCGGTCATTAGAATATATTGACATTACTACTCAGCCAAACCCAAAGTTAAGATGGGAGAAAACTGAAACTACAAATTTAGGGCTGGATTTTAGTGTTCTACAAAGTAAATTGCGAGGAAGCATAGATGTTTACCGCAAGTATAGTACAGACTTACTAACAACCACCGATTTAGATCCTACAGTTGGAGCTCTAACAAGGAGAATTAATGCAGGTGCACTGCTTAATAAAGGTGTAGAGTTAAGTATTGGTTCTGATTGGTACAACAGAGGAGAATTTCAAATGGGATCCAACCTAATATTTAGTTTTAATAAAACTACTGTAGATAAAGTTACTCGAGAACCATCAGATGCATTTGTGTATGTTAGTTCTCCATTAGATTACTTCATCGAAGGAGAAACTTATAACAGTTTATATGCTTATAAGCATGGAGGCATTACTAATGGATACCCTTATGTACTAGATGAAAATGGAGAACCGTCAATAACTTTTGATGATGATGGAAATCCTTTGTCTAATAGCGTAAGAACTATAACAAGTCCTGATGCTCTCGTAAACATGGGTAGTTTACTCCCAAAATATACGGGTTCCTTTTCTCAAAGATTTTCATATAAGCAATTTGAATTAAACTTCTTGCTTGTTTTCTCAGGTGGAAACGTCATGAGGAAGGATGTGTTGTCTCTAAATTCCGATGACCTAACCGATATGAGAATTACGGATCGCTATACTGATTCTCAAAGAAACAACAATACACGCTTATTTGTAGACTTTGATGAAAGCGTAAGAAATAATGCTAGTACTATTAGTACCCAATGGATAAATTCTGATGTAAATGTAGTCGATGGCGATTATGTAAAACTAAGAAACATTTCATTAGCGTACAACCTTCCAGAATACGTTGCAAAAAAGATTAAGTTGTCATCGGCGAAAATGACATTTCAAGTGAATAATCTTTGGTATTGGAGTGCCGCAGGAAATGGGATTGACCCAGAGGTATATTCGCCCAATTCTGGTACGCGAAGTACTCCATTACCCAAAACCTTTTTAGTCGGACTTAACCTTAACATTTAA
- a CDS encoding DUF3347 domain-containing protein encodes MKKLLIALALGICSYSQAQLSSSQEVSEDLVEKREVLKRKITDNYLKIKEHLLQSDSEGAISHSIEFKNSLNLFKFKKLTLDQMSEATKIRTELIEVASQLTETSNINHQRVFFESLSVKFWKIADKLKADNVELHQQICPMTGVTWVSDSKEIKNPYYPKNMLSCGEVKASM; translated from the coding sequence ATGAAAAAATTATTAATAGCATTAGCTTTAGGTATATGCAGTTATTCACAAGCTCAATTATCATCTAGCCAAGAAGTTTCCGAAGATTTGGTTGAAAAAAGAGAAGTACTTAAACGGAAAATCACAGATAATTATTTGAAAATAAAGGAACACCTATTACAATCTGATAGTGAAGGAGCGATATCTCATTCTATAGAGTTTAAAAATTCCCTAAACCTCTTTAAATTCAAAAAGTTAACTTTAGATCAAATGAGCGAGGCTACAAAAATACGAACAGAACTTATAGAAGTAGCGTCTCAGTTAACCGAAACCTCAAACATAAATCATCAACGTGTGTTTTTTGAAAGTCTTTCTGTAAAGTTTTGGAAAATTGCAGATAAGCTGAAAGCAGATAATGTTGAATTACATCAGCAAATATGTCCAATGACAGGTGTTACCTGGGTAAGCGATAGTAAAGAAATTAAAAATCCATACTACCCTAAAAATATGTTGTCTTGCGGAGAAGTTAAAGCAAGTATGTAA
- a CDS encoding zinc-dependent metalloprotease: MINKLVYAMLILVISGQQCLTAQTDLDKQTDSTQQKGIEAYSKLISNDSLTKKGLFSVSKVDEKLYFQIPDSLFNRYMLVVTRYLSTPEGMGRFGGEKANEQTIYFQKGNNNNVFLRSLEYKQDVRSEDAMLAKALAGSNENPIIESFPIKSINPVTGNIVIEVTDAFKKDNPVFSLSDKEKTDHKLSSQANDRSFIEDINVYAINVEVKTIKTFKKSLSSVGSITLRFNTSIVLLPKVPMRKRFFDERVGYFANKYVLFSDEQQRVESKHIVQRYRLEPKEEDIEKYLRGELVEPKKQIVYYIDPATPKKWRPYLIAGINDWQVAFEAAGFKNAIIGKEWPEDDPTMSLEDARYSVVRYYASETPNAYGPRISDPRSGEIIESHVGWYHNVMKLVQQWYMVQAGPIDPRARKMHLDDEVMGQLIRFVSSHEIGHTIGLRHNMGASIATPVEKLRDKEWVEANGHTVSIMDYARFNYVAQPEDNISPKGIYPRIGIYDKWAVNWGYRFFPNAQDEYQEEDMLLKMTTEALTTNPKLWFGGEGKDRNPQSQREDLGDDVVLASDYGIKNLKRVVDNLISWTYEPNDAYNNLSDMHKVVVRQYLRYLYHVLKYIGNDYEVKKTVEQSGAVYRQVPKEKVKRAIDYVGRQLFEAPLWMYPKQIDQLISLKTSEEISEEQNRVLLMLLSSGMLYNLSQKSIQYEDAYTVPEFLNDLKKTVWIKFKGDEKFDFYRRSLQRSYVEKIEKLLVTSSEKLLTTAQRSDVVLYAKQHLLELKKTVNRLIKGEKGINKSHLEFILLEIEKINKKINKTT; encoded by the coding sequence ATGATTAACAAATTAGTATATGCAATGCTAATCCTGGTTATTTCAGGACAACAGTGTTTAACTGCACAAACAGACCTAGACAAACAGACCGATAGCACGCAACAAAAAGGTATCGAAGCTTATAGTAAACTAATAAGTAACGATTCTTTGACCAAGAAGGGTTTGTTTTCTGTTAGTAAAGTTGATGAGAAATTATACTTTCAAATACCAGATAGTTTGTTTAACCGGTATATGTTAGTGGTAACAAGATATCTGTCAACACCAGAAGGGATGGGGCGTTTTGGAGGAGAGAAGGCCAATGAACAAACTATTTATTTCCAGAAGGGGAATAACAATAACGTGTTTTTAAGATCTTTAGAATACAAACAAGATGTACGTTCTGAAGATGCTATGTTAGCTAAAGCGTTGGCTGGGAGTAATGAGAACCCCATTATAGAATCCTTTCCCATAAAGTCAATCAATCCGGTAACAGGTAACATTGTTATCGAGGTAACTGATGCTTTTAAAAAGGATAACCCTGTATTTTCTTTATCAGATAAAGAGAAGACAGATCATAAATTATCATCACAGGCAAACGATAGATCTTTTATTGAAGATATAAATGTTTATGCTATTAACGTTGAGGTTAAAACCATTAAAACTTTTAAAAAATCGTTGTCTTCTGTAGGAAGTATTACGCTTAGATTTAACACATCCATCGTTTTGTTGCCAAAAGTTCCAATGCGCAAACGGTTTTTTGATGAGCGCGTTGGATATTTTGCTAATAAATATGTGCTGTTTTCCGATGAACAACAGCGAGTTGAATCAAAACATATTGTTCAGCGTTACCGCTTAGAGCCAAAGGAAGAGGATATAGAAAAGTATCTTAGAGGCGAGCTAGTAGAGCCAAAGAAACAAATAGTATATTATATAGATCCAGCTACACCAAAAAAATGGAGACCTTATTTAATAGCGGGGATTAATGATTGGCAGGTAGCTTTTGAAGCTGCTGGGTTTAAAAATGCCATTATAGGAAAAGAATGGCCAGAAGACGACCCTACAATGAGTCTAGAAGATGCGCGCTATTCGGTAGTTAGATATTATGCCTCTGAAACCCCTAATGCTTACGGACCAAGAATAAGCGACCCCCGAAGTGGAGAAATTATTGAAAGTCATGTAGGCTGGTATCATAACGTAATGAAACTGGTTCAGCAGTGGTATATGGTTCAGGCTGGACCTATCGATCCAAGAGCAAGAAAAATGCATTTAGATGATGAGGTTATGGGGCAACTAATTAGATTTGTGTCTTCGCATGAAATAGGTCATACTATAGGTTTGCGCCATAACATGGGGGCTAGTATAGCAACACCAGTGGAAAAGCTTAGAGACAAGGAATGGGTTGAAGCTAATGGGCATACTGTTTCAATAATGGATTATGCACGTTTTAATTACGTGGCTCAACCAGAAGATAATATTAGCCCAAAAGGAATATATCCTAGAATAGGAATTTACGATAAGTGGGCTGTTAACTGGGGGTATAGATTTTTTCCAAATGCTCAAGATGAGTACCAAGAAGAAGACATGTTGTTAAAAATGACCACGGAAGCTTTAACTACCAATCCTAAATTATGGTTTGGAGGTGAAGGAAAAGATAGAAATCCGCAAAGCCAAAGAGAAGACCTTGGCGACGATGTTGTATTAGCAAGTGACTATGGAATTAAAAACTTAAAGCGCGTTGTTGATAATTTAATAAGTTGGACTTATGAACCAAACGATGCATATAATAATCTATCTGATATGCATAAAGTAGTTGTAAGGCAGTACCTAAGATATTTATATCACGTTTTAAAATACATTGGAAACGATTATGAAGTAAAGAAAACAGTAGAGCAAAGTGGAGCAGTATATCGGCAAGTACCAAAAGAAAAGGTTAAAAGAGCCATTGATTATGTGGGAAGACAATTGTTTGAGGCGCCTTTATGGATGTACCCAAAGCAAATTGATCAATTAATTTCTTTAAAAACAAGTGAAGAAATCTCAGAGGAACAAAATCGGGTTTTATTAATGTTATTGAGCTCGGGTATGCTTTATAATTTAAGTCAGAAATCGATTCAATACGAGGATGCCTACACGGTTCCAGAATTTTTAAATGATTTAAAGAAAACAGTTTGGATAAAATTTAAAGGTGATGAAAAATTTGATTTTTATAGACGAAGCCTTCAGCGCAGCTATGTTGAAAAAATAGAAAAGCTGCTCGTAACGTCATCAGAAAAATTATTAACCACAGCTCAGCGAAGTGATGTTGTTTTATATGCAAAGCAACACCTTTTAGAGCTAAAAAAAACAGTTAATAGATTAATAAAAGGAGAGAAGGGGATCAATAAATCTCATTTAGAGTTTATTTTATTAGAGATTGAAAAAATCAATAAAAAAATCAATAAAACAACATGA
- a CDS encoding RagB/SusD family nutrient uptake outer membrane protein, translated as MKHIFKFIFPILLIVISSCEDYTDITPKGALVINAASDFHKMVSLPNRAYPVNNFQYLSDDQWMKESNVIGQTPNIDIINFTFDETTDRVALLESSTFYNQAYSYINRWNTIISLVDDSEGDEYTKQLAKAEAKIYRAFDHFLLVNTYAKAYDPNTAATDGGICIMDKFDLEAQPKKSTVAEVYDFIQRDIEAALPYIEEVPLDVYHPSLAFAYALKAKVHLFKREVAEAKQAAEKSLSYNNQIFDLVAYNEQGGPNAVSVPAEDNVEVLSYMYMSGYTEMNFAFISIISPELVNLFGDDDARFNLFFNSTSTSFLDPGSNTAYWNVRYKKYFNPTVGMKTTEVYLMLAECYARENKLNEAVEILNTLRAKRILSETTDLQVPSTRKGTMELIISERRKELLFGFHRFFDLKRFNNEPEYAKTITRVFPIVNQTVPQETYVLKPDSKLYIIPFPLSALKKNPSLTLNTNEKVPF; from the coding sequence ATGAAACATATATTCAAATTTATTTTTCCGATACTGTTAATAGTAATATCTTCTTGCGAAGATTATACTGATATTACGCCAAAAGGAGCGCTGGTTATCAATGCCGCTTCAGATTTCCATAAAATGGTGTCTCTGCCTAATAGAGCATATCCAGTAAATAACTTTCAATATCTATCAGATGATCAATGGATGAAAGAGTCTAATGTAATAGGGCAAACACCAAATATTGATATCATCAATTTTACTTTTGATGAAACTACAGATAGAGTTGCTTTACTTGAAAGTTCAACTTTTTACAATCAAGCATACTCATATATCAATAGATGGAATACAATTATTTCTCTGGTTGATGATAGTGAAGGTGATGAATATACCAAGCAATTAGCAAAAGCTGAAGCTAAAATTTACCGAGCCTTCGACCATTTTCTATTGGTAAACACCTATGCTAAAGCCTATGACCCAAATACGGCTGCAACAGATGGGGGAATTTGCATTATGGATAAATTTGATTTGGAAGCACAACCTAAAAAATCAACTGTAGCAGAGGTTTATGATTTTATACAAAGGGATATTGAAGCAGCTCTACCATACATAGAAGAAGTTCCGCTAGATGTATACCATCCGTCTTTAGCTTTTGCTTATGCCTTAAAAGCTAAGGTACATTTGTTCAAAAGAGAGGTGGCTGAAGCAAAACAGGCAGCAGAAAAGTCTCTTAGCTATAACAATCAAATTTTTGATTTAGTAGCTTATAATGAACAGGGAGGCCCAAATGCGGTATCCGTACCTGCAGAAGATAACGTAGAAGTATTAAGTTACATGTACATGTCAGGATATACCGAGATGAATTTTGCATTCATTTCTATCATTAGTCCAGAATTGGTTAACCTTTTTGGAGATGACGATGCACGTTTTAATTTGTTTTTTAATTCAACATCAACTTCATTTTTAGATCCAGGATCCAATACCGCATATTGGAACGTGCGTTACAAAAAATACTTCAACCCAACGGTAGGCATGAAAACTACCGAAGTATATTTAATGCTAGCAGAATGTTACGCTAGAGAGAATAAGTTGAATGAGGCTGTTGAAATCTTAAACACTTTGAGAGCCAAACGAATACTTTCAGAAACAACAGATTTGCAAGTGCCCTCAACAAGAAAGGGAACCATGGAACTTATTATAAGCGAACGTAGAAAAGAGTTGCTTTTTGGGTTTCATCGTTTTTTCGATCTTAAGCGATTTAATAACGAACCCGAGTATGCCAAAACCATAACCCGTGTATTTCCTATTGTGAATCAAACCGTTCCGCAGGAAACCTACGTTTTAAAACCAGATTCTAAATTATATATTATTCCATTCCCTTTGTCTGCGCTAAAGAAGAATCCTAGTCTTACCTTAAATACAAACGAAAAAGTACCATTTTAA